One Mugil cephalus isolate CIBA_MC_2020 chromosome 12, CIBA_Mcephalus_1.1, whole genome shotgun sequence DNA segment encodes these proteins:
- the zic5 gene encoding zinc finger protein ZIC 5, which produces MEPPLSKRNPAIRLADLAATQPLPHQNMTGFPGLGGHHPLSHHAHLHPGELGNDPGVALTPFGPEHMAQTNALKLSPSQHIQSHPEAQTAASFTSAQTTVGFPVAHPHSGYSSSRDFILRRELSASAMHALGDQHSSASSPHHHGMFISPTGAYGHTESGAHSLFSGLHDQASPGAHHHALNGQMRLGIPGDIYGRPEHFGHRPEHYGPSSLHSYNSMNLNVNIASAPHGAAGAFLRYMRQPIKQELICKWIDQEQSQKKPCSKTYSTMHELVNHVTVEHVGGPEQSSHVCFWEECPREGKAFKAKYKLINHIRVHTGEKPFPCPFPGCGKVFARSENLKIHKRTHTGEKPFKCEFDGCDRKFANSSDRKKHSHVHTSDKPYYCKVRGCDKSYTHPSSLRKHMKVHCKSPPPPSTNVTYISSSNPLGDPLSPNSEPHRNRSANLSPQVTNLNEWYVCQGSGGPNHLHTPSSDVPTSDSDDEDSFRNSDPRTML; this is translated from the exons ATGGAACCCCCTTTAAGCAAGAGGAATCCAGCGATAAGATTAGCGGATTTGGCAGCGACTCAACCCCTTCCTCATCAGAATATGACAGGCTTCCCGGGGCTAGGGGGGCATCACCCTCTCTCCCACCATGCCCACCTCCACCCTGGGGAGCTGGGCAACGACCCCGGAGTGGCACTCACTCCATTTGGACCAGAGCACATGGCACAGACAAATGCTCTCAAACTTAGCCCATCTCAGCACATTCAGAGCCATCCCGAAGCCCAGACCGCGGCATCTTTCACTTCTGCTCAGACCACAGTTGGTTTCCCCGTGGCTCACCCCCACTCAGGCTACTCAAGCAGCAGGGACTTCATCCTCAGGAGAGAACTCTCAGCCTCTGCTATGCATGCACTTGGCGACCAGCATAGTTCCGCCTCCTCCCCTCATCACCATGGCATGTTCATCTCCCCAACAGGTGCTTATGGGCACACGGAAAGTGGGGCCCATTCACTTTTCTCTGGACTTCACGACCAGGCGTCCCCAGGTGCCCACCACCATGCCCTCAACGGGCAGATGCGCCTGGGTATACCGGGGGACATCTACGGCAGGCCAGAGCACTTCGGGCACAGGCCAGAGCACTATGGACCTTCTTCTCTCCACAGCTACAACTCCATGAACCTCAATGTGAACATCGCTTCTGCTCCTCACGGAGCCGCGGGGGCGTTTTTAAGATACATGCGGCAGCCCATAAAGCAAGAGCTAATCTGCAAATGGATCGACCAGGAGCAAAGTCAAAAGAAGCCCTGCTCTAAAACTTACAGCACCATGCACGAGCTGGTAAACCACGTCACGGTGGAGCATGTCGGGGGACCGGAGCAGAGCAGCCACGTCTGCTTTTGGGAAGAATGTCCACGGGAAGGAAAGGCTTTCAAAGCGAAGTACAAACTGATCAATCACATCCGAGTTCACACGGGAGAAAAGCCCTTCCCGTGTCCTTTCCCAGGATGTGGAAAAGTGTTCGCTCGATCGGAGAATCTAAAGATTCACAAGAGAACTCACACAG GGGAGAAACCTTTCAAGTGCGAGTTCGACGGCTGCGACAGAAAATTCGCCAACAGCAGCGACCGGAAGAAGCACTCTCACGTCCACACCAGTGACAAGCCTTACTACTGCAAAGTCCGCGGCTGTGACAAATCCTACACGCACCCGAGCTCGCTGCGGAAACACATGAAAGTGCACTGCAAGTCCCCGCCGCCCCCGTCCACCAACGTCACCTACATTTCCTCCTCAAACCCCCTCGGGGACCCTCTTTCGCCCAACTCTGAACCGCACAGGAACCGCTCCGCGAACCTCTCCCCTCAGGTTACCAACCTCAATGAGTGGTATGTGTGCCAGGGGAGCGGGGGACCCAACCACCTCCACACTCCCTCCAGCGATGTGCCAACGTCAGATTCAGACGATGAGGACTCTTTCAGAAACTCAGACCCGAGGACAATGCTCTGA